A region of the Epinephelus moara isolate mb chromosome 23, YSFRI_EMoa_1.0, whole genome shotgun sequence genome:
ctaaataattgaaataaaaactaaaatttgaaaacacatttcctatttttttcttttttttatcataagcAAGTACATTGATACAGTATGTGATGCTCCGTTAACAGCTGATACCTCCCTACTGTCAACTGAGGTAGGCAGATTTAAAGGTATATACGAAAAGaagcatttgtgtttttgtgagcttGATGTTGCTGAGGATGAATTTCATTTTGTGCTCCATTGCCCCATGTACAGTAATTATGTTGTGCATGCATTATTATATAATGGACACAGGTTATTATCTAGTAGGACCAAGTTATTATTGTGCAGGCACAAGAAAATAACTTTtcctcacaaaataaaaaataaatcatcttACAGGACTTCAGGGGCTCTGcataaaattataaaattataaaatcaTTGCAAAATTCACATACCAATAAAATCAATAACAAAATGTACAAGAAAATGTCCCAAGAGCCTGTTTCACACTctatcaaatgtatttttgtccaCTCCGCAGTGTGTGTGGACTTTCTCAACAGACTGTATGGCAGTCTGACCTCAGCTAACAGGGAACTCACCCCCTCTttggtggaggaggagctgatCCAGGCCTGCGCTGTCGCCCAGGGGAAGGAAGCGAGGCtggtgagaacacacacacacaagcacggaAACACAACCTTAGTCTTGCCTTGCTTTGGAGAaacagtgtgtctgtgcgtCTGTCTGGGATGCAAAATTAATCTAATGATGAAAAAGTTGATGAAAAATATGTCAATGTGCTGTCCCAGTGTTACTACCTAGGAGCCAGCAGTGATGCCGCGACCCGCGTCACAGCATCAGTGTCTCGACCTCTGGCCTCCCACGTTCCTGTTGAGAAGATCTGCCAACGtctcagcagcagagacacacagatcTGTCAGCTCAGATATGGTAAAAGGTGTTCAAATACACAACAAAGACTGgacattcatgtgtgtgtggacagtaTAAAGcctatttctgtgttttatggtTGTCTGCAGAGCCTCAGCTGAA
Encoded here:
- the cdnf gene encoding cerebral dopamine neurotrophic factor; protein product: MSVWSLAFLLFIRGFTFSAGGDCEVCVDFLNRLYGSLTSANRELTPSLVEEELIQACAVAQGKEARLCYYLGASSDAATRVTASVSRPLASHVPVEKICQRLSSRDTQICQLRYEPQLKDLSSDGLKKLRVLELRNILASWGEECRGCLEKHEFVSLIQEKAPLHSHSMEL